The genomic DNA AGAAATTGCAAGTGAATATCAAACTCATGATTCTGAAGGCATTGCTTGCATGAGGGCTGCATGTGAGCTTGCTGCTCGTGTCTTAGACAATGCTGGAAAATTGGTTAGGGTAAGCATTTTAGTTTATATCATTTAATGTGAATTTCTTTGCTGAATTTTGTCAGTGATAGGATCTATAAGgttcataatttttttctccatctttGTGAATATTGTTTCTCAATATGccctatcaaaatatatttttcaaaacctCTTTCATATTTCTAGACAGCTTCACAATATAAGTTGAGATCTCTTGTTAATTTAACTTCCAAAGCAACTGAAGTTCAACTTGACATAAAGGTCCAGAATCTTGCATGTCTCTGTTTGGGATTTTGGTTTTATTCTTTGAGAAAATTGGCATAAAGTTACAATTTACAAGCGATCTAATTTTGCAAATTAATGAACATTTGGTTTGCTGGATTTGACCTCTATTTCTGTGTGACAACTTCATATGCACAATGCATGTCACGACCAATAgaaagtgctagccacatctacACTAGTACTCTAAAATCCGAAGAACCAATCAATGTTACAATTTAGTGCTCGCTGAAATCATTTATGATTTATAAAACAAGTTTCACCTAGTAAAGAACTAATATGGGACTTGGCGCCTATGTAACATCATCACAATTCACCCACTTAATGTGGAACTTAACTTTTCGGGGTGTCACAACTCAGCAGTGAGTAGTTTACAAGTAGATTTCATATTTGTTTCCATCTTCTAGAGATATATTGTGGTCAATGGAAGGTCTTTAGGAAAAATTCAGGTGAGCTATGTTGTAATCTGTAAGAAAGATGTCCTGGTTGTTATAACATAATATTGGGATGGTAGCTATTCTGAGTTTGTCATGTGCATTTTGGCTGAATGGAATGTCTAATGCATAggctttatttttccttctgcAAATGACTTCACAATATGATGAGGgacttctcatatccatgtggacGCAATTTCTTTTGATGTTGATAATAGAAATCAATCATTTTCGTTCACGTTGCAGTGTTAAAAGTGGAACAGGTCTCAGAATTTCACCCTGCTTCCTTTATCAATCATCATGATGGAACACATGCTCATTGCAAACTATAAACACCGTCTTCAGTTAATTTTTATCTCATCGTTTCAAATCTAGTTATGCTTTATCTTCGTTTGTTTATTTAGACTTTGTGACATGACATGTTTTTGGTGGACATGTTTTTGTATCTTAACAGCCATCAGTGACAACAAATGAAATTGACAAAGCAGTACACCAAATGATTATTGATGCTGGCGCTTATCCCTCACCTCTTGGCTACGGGGGATTTCCAAAGAGTGTATGCACATCGGTTAATGAGTGCATGTGCCATGGAATTCCTGATTCTCGCCAGTTACAGGTTTGGCGTGCTAGGATTACCTATTGATGCTTGCAAAGTATGCATATCATTCATCACTAATGCTCATATCACGTGCAGGATGGCGACATAATAAACATTGATGTGACTGTCTACCTCAATGTATGCTTCTTCTTAAGTTACtaatttttctgatttgatCATTTTGTGTACTGAATAACTGCTTGTTGTTTTATTTAGATACCCTTACAGTAATTGCAATGGTCTTGAAACCGTCTCTTGTCCTACATTCCTGACTATTGAGTATTTTTGCATATTCTACTTGTACGTTCATATGCTAGATGTCAAGTGCCTGTAATCTAGTGAATAAAGCGTTTAGAATAAGCTTCATTGTTACAATATGCGTATTTACCttggataaatgcaaataaaGAAATTGATGGCGTGATGTACATTGGAACAAGCGGTGTAGTGTCCTCGCCTTTACAAATTTGGAACTTCACAATTCCCTCTGCATGTTTATGTTCTGACAATAATGTAGACCCCTTTCAGTTAATGTTACTAGTAGTTTTTCTGTTTACCAATATTTATTTCCCAAAAGCGGACACATGCACGGGAGCACAAATACAATATTTGAAGATTGATTAATGAATTGTTTTGCAGTTTCCTGCTGTAGATGATCTATGGTATTTGACTCTATCGTTGTTTATGCTCTACTTTCTAAAGCAGAAGCTGATTACTTGCTATTTGTGGCCTATCTTTCGTGTATTAGGGATATCATGGAGACACATCAAAAACATTTCTTTGTGGGGATGTTAGTGATCCAATGAAACGCCTTGTGAAGGTACATGTTTGTCTGATATCCTGCAAATTGTAATCATTAGCCTTATTATATTCGACATGCTTGCACTAGTTGTTTGAAGTTGGAAGCATATTTCTTCTCTACCATTCTTGTCTAACAAAACCATGTAtccattttaagaaataaagcATCAGCTCATTGCCTCTCTTACAACTGTTCAATTTATGTATAATCTGGTAGGTTACTGAAGAGTGCTTGGAGAGAGGCATAGCTGTTTGCAAAGATGGTGCTAGTTTTAAGAAGATTGGAAAGCGAATTAGgtattgcttttttctttttttcttttttttttctctcataataTGTTGGATCAGAAAATGAGACATATTTTAGTAGATGACTAGGTGTCAACTCTAAAAATGTATAAACTAAGTGACTTTACAGACACCAATCAAAATGTCAGATGTTATTAGGAATAGATCCATGCTCATAGTGAGATAGCTTATTCGGATTGTGCAGTGAATATATTGGAGTACCTTTGTGCTCTATCCTATACTATTAGTACTAGCATGTATATGTTGTCATTAATgcagttaaaaaaaatgcttggtTATCTATTGAGCATGTACTTTATGTATTGAGTTCAAAACCTGTGAGGAAAAGAATTGACCCACCAAAGAGATGGACAGGGCTTGTTACAAGAGTTAATGAGTGTGTAAGGTGCGGCCATTCAAAGAGTTAATGAGCGAGTTGTTTGTAATCAAAGAAAGAAGGATAAAACAGAAGTTCTGCGAAGTAGTTTGAATTCGATGATGCCTTAAGTAActgttattattaattaaaccTTACTAAAATCTTTTGTGTTACATCATATACTGTAAACCTTTCAAGGGAGTAAGGTGGATGTTGTTATTATGCTATATTGAAAAGGACAGCTCTAATTTCAcatgattataaaatattagGACCAGGTGCAAAAGATTATTTGTCTTATTAACAGTCACCTAATTGGCATGCTGATGCTTGCATAATGCTTTGAACATGAAATTGGGTGGGCTTCAGAGCCTTCTGTTGGGTGAGAATTTCTTCACCTTATAGATGGTTATAGCTGGTCCATTTTGAAACGCCACCTCACTATATGTTTAGGCATGGTGTATAATAGATGGATATTTGTCCTTTATTTTGGCAAGTGACGGATATGTGTTTCATTTAACCATAACTCATTACTTTTGTTAGTTATTAATAATTGGCGTCCTTGTGCATGCTGTTATCTATAGTTGTGACCTGTATAATTTGCTTTAACTGATGATACATGATCATTTCATTAAGTGCTGACAATGACTGATTTGACTTAATTTAGAGCTTGTTtatgacaattttattttgcatCATTATCTCAGTGAGCATGCTGAAAAATACGGATATGGTGTGGTGGAGCGTTTTGTTGGGCATGGTGTGGGAACTGTATTTCACTCGGAACCATTTATATATCATCACCGTAAGTCACCTATTGATTTTGGTATTTTGCTTATCTTATTACTTTACTGGCTTTATTGGCTTAGGACGAATCCAACCATTAGTGAGTGATTCAGTCTAGGAAACTGAACCAATTTTTGGCTCACCATAGACTAAACATATTAG from Corylus avellana chromosome ca6, CavTom2PMs-1.0 includes the following:
- the LOC132184856 gene encoding methionine aminopeptidase 1B, chloroplastic; translated protein: MAFATSSATLQLASSLHGEALSSSSKSNIFMGRPVTFSASTLSGKQLHSRKQLVVFSKKLSGLAEAMRIKRERELKITTKGIRSPPLRRGKVSPRLPVPDHIPKPPYVGSNLLPEIASEYQTHDSEGIACMRAACELAARVLDNAGKLVRPSVTTNEIDKAVHQMIIDAGAYPSPLGYGGFPKSVCTSVNECMCHGIPDSRQLQDGDIINIDVTVYLNGYHGDTSKTFLCGDVSDPMKRLVKVTEECLERGIAVCKDGASFKKIGKRISEHAEKYGYGVVERFVGHGVGTVFHSEPFIYHHRNDQPGHMVEGQTFTIEPILTLGSTECITWPDNWTAVAADGSPAAQFEHTILITRTGAEILTTY